The following coding sequences are from one Streptomyces sp. NBC_01294 window:
- the gatB gene encoding Asp-tRNA(Asn)/Glu-tRNA(Gln) amidotransferase subunit GatB translates to MTFTELLSYEDALASFDPVMGLEVHVELGTKTKMFCGCSTELGAEPNSQTCPTCLGLPGSLPVVNAIGIESAVKIGLALNCEIAEWCRFARKNYFYPDMPKNFQTSQYDEPIAFNGFLDVQLEDGEIFRVEIERAHMEEDTGKSLHVGGATGRIHGASHSLLDYNRAGIPLIEIVTKPIEGAGERAPEVAKAYVAELREVIKALGVSEARMDKGQMRCDVNLSLRPTPESEFGTRSETKNVNSLRSVERAARFEIQRHAAVLTSGGTIVQETRHFHEEDGSTTAGRIKDNAEDYRYFPEPDLVPVAPARAWVEELRGALPEMPRVRRNRLREDWGVTEHDMQSILNAGAVDSIVATIEAGADTTAARKWWMGELARNANEQGVVVDELPITPAQVARVAALVADGSLNDKLARKVLEGVLAGEGTPDEVVEKRGLKVVSDEGALGAAVDEAIAGNAAIADKIRGGKIAAVGALVGAVMKTTRGQADAARVKELILERLGVSEG, encoded by the coding sequence GTGACCTTCACCGAACTGCTGTCGTACGAGGACGCTCTCGCCTCGTTCGACCCCGTCATGGGCCTTGAGGTCCATGTCGAGCTCGGCACCAAGACGAAGATGTTCTGCGGCTGCTCCACGGAGCTCGGCGCCGAGCCCAACTCGCAGACGTGCCCCACCTGCCTCGGCCTGCCCGGCTCGCTCCCGGTCGTCAACGCGATCGGCATCGAGTCCGCCGTCAAGATCGGCCTCGCGCTGAACTGCGAGATCGCCGAGTGGTGCCGCTTCGCCCGGAAGAACTACTTCTATCCGGACATGCCGAAGAACTTCCAGACCTCCCAGTACGACGAGCCCATCGCCTTCAACGGCTTCCTGGACGTCCAGCTGGAGGACGGCGAGATCTTCCGCGTGGAGATCGAGCGCGCCCACATGGAGGAGGACACCGGCAAGTCGCTGCACGTCGGCGGCGCCACCGGCCGTATCCACGGCGCGTCCCACTCCCTGCTGGACTACAACCGCGCCGGCATCCCGCTCATCGAGATCGTCACCAAGCCCATCGAGGGCGCGGGCGAGCGGGCCCCCGAGGTCGCCAAGGCGTACGTCGCCGAGCTGCGCGAGGTCATCAAGGCGCTCGGCGTCTCCGAGGCCCGCATGGACAAGGGCCAGATGCGCTGCGACGTGAACCTGTCGCTGCGCCCGACCCCCGAGTCCGAGTTCGGCACCCGCAGCGAGACCAAGAACGTCAACTCGCTGCGCTCCGTCGAGCGCGCCGCGCGCTTCGAGATCCAGCGGCACGCGGCCGTGCTGACCTCCGGCGGCACCATCGTCCAGGAGACCCGGCACTTCCACGAGGAGGACGGCTCCACCACGGCCGGCCGCATCAAGGACAACGCCGAGGACTACCGGTACTTCCCGGAGCCCGACCTGGTCCCCGTCGCCCCGGCCCGTGCGTGGGTCGAGGAGCTGCGCGGGGCCCTGCCCGAGATGCCGCGCGTGCGCCGCAACCGGCTCCGCGAGGACTGGGGCGTCACCGAGCACGACATGCAGTCGATCCTCAACGCGGGCGCGGTGGACTCCATCGTCGCCACGATCGAGGCGGGCGCCGACACGACCGCCGCGCGCAAGTGGTGGATGGGCGAGCTGGCCCGCAACGCCAACGAGCAGGGCGTGGTCGTCGACGAGCTGCCCATCACCCCGGCGCAGGTGGCCCGGGTCGCGGCCCTGGTCGCGGACGGCTCGCTCAACGACAAGCTGGCCCGCAAGGTCCTCGAAGGCGTCCTCGCCGGCGAGGGCACCCCGGACGAGGTCGTCGAGAAGCGCGGCCTGAAGGTCGTCTCGGACGAGGGCGCGCTCGGCGCGGCCGTGGACGAGGCCATCGCGGGCAACGCGGCCATCGCGGACAAGATCCGCGGCGGCAAGATCGCCGCCGTCGGCGCCCTGGTCGGTGCGGTCATGAAGACCACCCGCGGCCAGGCCGACGCGGCGCGCGTCAAGGAGCTCATCCTGGAGCGCCTGGGCGTCTCCGAGGGCTGA
- the gatC gene encoding Asp-tRNA(Asn)/Glu-tRNA(Gln) amidotransferase subunit GatC yields the protein MPGITREEVVHLARLARLELSSNELDHFAGQLGDIIGAVARVSEVADQDVPPTSHPLPLTNVMRADEVRPSLTPEQALSGAPAQEQQRFKVPQILGED from the coding sequence ATGCCTGGCATTACGCGCGAGGAGGTCGTCCACCTCGCTCGGCTGGCGCGCCTTGAGCTGTCCAGCAACGAGCTGGATCACTTCGCCGGACAGCTCGGCGACATCATCGGCGCGGTCGCCCGCGTCTCCGAGGTCGCCGACCAAGACGTCCCGCCGACCTCCCACCCGCTGCCGCTGACGAACGTCATGCGCGCGGACGAGGTCCGTCCGTCGCTCACCCCCGAGCAGGCGCTCTCCGGTGCTCCCGCCCAGGAGCAGCAGCGTTTCAAGGTGCCGCAGATCCTGGGGGAGGACTAA
- the gatA gene encoding Asp-tRNA(Asn)/Glu-tRNA(Gln) amidotransferase subunit GatA produces the protein MVDIIKLTAAQTAEKIASGELTAVEVTEAHLARIDATDEKVNAFLHVDREGALAQARAVDAKREAGEKLGPLAGVPLALKDIFTTVGVPTTVGSKILEGWIPPYDATLTRKLKEADVVILGKTNMDEFAMGSSTENSAYGPTGNPWDLTRIPGGSGGGSAAALAAFQAPLAIGTDTGGSIRQPAAVTGTVGVKPTYGGVSRYGMVAFSSSLDQGGPCARTVLDAALLHEVIAGHDPLDSTSIDAPVPPVVEAARNGSVAGMRVGVVKQFAGEGYQAGVVQRFNEAVELLKELGAEIVELDCPSFDLAMAAYYLIAPSECSSNLARFDAMRYGLRVGDDGTKSAEDVTALTREAGFGDEVKRRIILGTYALSSGYYDAYYGSAQKVRTLITKDFEKSFEQVDVIVSPTTPTTAFPIGERTDDPLAMYLADLCTIPTNLAGNSAMSLPCGLAPEDGLPVGLQIIAPAMKDDRLYKVGAAVEAAFVARWGHPLLEEAPSL, from the coding sequence ATGGTCGACATCATCAAGCTCACGGCCGCCCAGACCGCCGAGAAGATCGCCTCCGGCGAGCTCACGGCCGTCGAGGTGACCGAGGCCCACCTCGCCCGCATCGACGCCACCGACGAGAAGGTCAACGCCTTCCTGCACGTGGACCGCGAGGGCGCGCTCGCCCAGGCCCGCGCCGTCGACGCCAAGCGCGAGGCCGGCGAGAAGCTCGGCCCGCTGGCCGGCGTGCCCCTCGCCCTCAAGGACATCTTCACCACCGTCGGGGTCCCGACCACCGTCGGTTCGAAGATCCTCGAAGGCTGGATCCCGCCGTACGACGCCACCCTGACGCGCAAGCTCAAGGAAGCGGACGTCGTCATCCTCGGCAAGACCAACATGGACGAGTTCGCCATGGGGTCCTCCACCGAGAACAGCGCCTACGGCCCCACCGGCAACCCCTGGGACCTCACCCGGATCCCCGGCGGCTCCGGCGGCGGTTCCGCGGCGGCCCTCGCCGCCTTCCAGGCCCCGCTGGCCATCGGCACGGACACCGGCGGCTCCATCCGCCAGCCCGCCGCCGTCACCGGCACGGTCGGCGTGAAGCCCACGTACGGCGGCGTCTCCCGCTACGGCATGGTCGCGTTCTCGTCCTCCCTCGACCAGGGCGGGCCCTGCGCCCGTACGGTCCTGGACGCAGCCCTCCTGCACGAGGTGATCGCCGGGCACGACCCGCTCGACTCCACCTCCATCGATGCCCCGGTCCCGCCGGTCGTCGAGGCCGCCCGCAACGGCTCGGTCGCCGGCATGCGCGTCGGTGTGGTCAAGCAGTTCGCCGGCGAGGGCTACCAGGCCGGTGTCGTCCAGCGCTTCAACGAGGCGGTGGAGCTCCTCAAGGAGCTCGGCGCCGAGATCGTCGAGCTGGACTGCCCGTCCTTCGACCTCGCGATGGCCGCGTACTACCTGATCGCGCCGTCCGAGTGCTCCTCGAACCTGGCCCGCTTCGACGCCATGCGCTACGGCCTGCGCGTCGGCGACGACGGCACCAAGTCCGCCGAGGACGTCACGGCCCTGACCCGCGAAGCCGGCTTCGGCGACGAGGTCAAGCGCCGCATCATCCTCGGCACGTACGCGCTCAGCTCCGGCTACTACGACGCGTACTACGGCTCCGCCCAGAAGGTCCGCACGCTCATCACCAAGGACTTCGAGAAGTCCTTCGAGCAGGTCGACGTGATCGTCTCCCCGACGACCCCGACCACCGCCTTCCCGATCGGTGAGCGCACCGACGACCCGCTGGCGATGTACCTCGCGGACCTGTGCACCATCCCGACCAACCTGGCCGGCAACTCCGCCATGTCGCTCCCCTGCGGCCTGGCACCCGAGGACGGTCTCCCGGTCGGACTGCAGATCATCGCCCCCGCGATGAAGGACGACCGGCTCTACAAGGTCGGCGCGGCCGTCGAGGCCGCCTTCGTCGCGCGCTGGGGTCACCCGCTGCTCGAGGAGGCACCGTCGCTATGA